The genomic stretch ACGAGCCCCGTGTCCGACCCACGTTGACAACGTGTCTCTAGCGGGACACGGTACTATTAGGCGTCAAGTTACACACTGTACCAGTCGAAAACTTTTCCAAGCCTTCGACCGCGACGTGGATGAAGACTCCGAGAGCGACGTGTCCAAGAATACACGCGACCCTTTTCCGAACCCGGTAGAGACCCCGGCAGGCAGCCGCGGAACGACCGGCCGTCTCTCCGTCGTGTTCGATCGAAAATAAACCGTCGTCGCCACGTACGTTTTCTATTCACCGCGGTGACCGTCCTCCGATTATTCCGCCCGTCCTCGGAAAGTCCGTCATCCTTGGCCGATCTCGCGTGCGTTCGTTTCACCCACCCGTACGGGCCCGCCGTATCAATAGGGCCAGAAGGTAGGCAACGGGGGCGGGGGCGGTGGCGGTACGGTCGGATAGAGGGTCGGGGTGGCTATCAGGAGACAGGTGGGTGGCGGTAGGGGTGGCGGTActggtggcggcggcggcggtaggACTGGAGACAGCGTTATCGCTGCAGCTGCGGGGTGCAGGGCCGTGCCCGCCGTCGCGGGGGCACACAACGGGTGCAGGGCGGCGAGTGAGGGGCGCTGGCGCTGACGCTGACGCTGCTGGCCCTGGACCTCGCCGTTCTATTCCGAGTCCTGCTGCATTTTGACGTGACCATTACCAGCAGAGTTGCTCGACGCGCTGCCGCTGCTGGGCGGGAAGCTCGTGGGTATGGTACGCGACGACGAGAAACAGAGCTTCATGATGTAGGGGAACTTGCCGTCTGTAACAGACAAGCGCGGCGAGGGGACCGCCCTGTAATATTTCGCCGCTAAACCCGCCGGCGAAAGGACCGTCGGCCAGGGACAAGATCGCCCGTGTCAAACGGAGCGCCTTACGTTTCGAGTTTCCTTGAGTTTGACAGCTTTGTAACGTCGGGAAAGCTGGAACTTTAAACCGAGTTCCCGATGTATCGTGTTACTAATCATTAATTTACGCCGTTACCGCTCCCCCGACTCTTATTACGCGTACGTTTACGAGATGCTAATTAAAGAGCTGAAGATTGCGAAGTAAAGAaacatgaaataaatttcaatccAATTCAGAAACAACAAATCGAAAAAATGGGtacgcataaaaatatttcgttaaaataaaacgtatatttgATTCCTCGGCGTTTCGACGATTTTTATAGCTGATGCGATAGTCCGTTCTTTCAGCtttattatatactttattatataaaagtgaCCCGGACGAAATTACGGAACAGAAGCATAAATGGAAACTAAGGACCTTGCCGCGGTACGAAGAAAGTCGTAAACCTGAACGAGGGAAGTGAAATCCAAATCCAAGTCGGAACGAATAAGCGATAAAGTCACGTCGACCAACCGCGGAGTATCATAATCGCGTAAAATCCTTACGGCTTCCATCTCGCCGAGAGACGTCACGCGAGAGAGATCCGAGATTTTATGATCGCGCACGATCGCATGTCGATACTTACTGTTGTTCTCGAGCGCTGTGTGATTGCATTCCATGATAGCTGCCACCGCGATGCCGACGCTGCTGAACTCGATGAGACCGGAGGACGATCGTTCCGATTTCAAGGGGAACAGCTTGATCGTCGTCGGCGCCTCGATACCGCGTTCTATGAACACGCGATTCACTGTCTCTTCGGTTAGATCCGGCGGGGTGTTGAAGAAGTGGACTATCTTCGACGGTGGCTGTATCCTGTTTTTGTTGGCCATCGCGGGGTTCAGGAATCTGTAACGATAAATCGAACGCCGGTCCGTTGTAAACTCTGATAGAATACGCAGCCTCCGCTGATTAAGCGCGACtcttttatattcatttttataattatattaattaaatattgaattttaattaaatattaaattaaatattaaattaaatatataataaatgtattaattaaatattatcgcgaACAGCGCGGGAGATAtgtcgcgattaaaaaaatcgcgaagGGAAAACTTCATCATCTCGAGACGCAAACGATATCGgaagaaatttaaagaatacCGCGGCGCtgctctttatttctttcgcctTCGCTTTGATGAAACCTCGAGGGGAATATGCCTCTTGTTCTCCGCCTGAAATTACTCTTTCACGTTTCGCGCAACGCAGGCGTCTTATTTCCAACAAAAATGTCAGCTTACGTTCTGGTCCCTCAATTACGCGAAAGCCGATTTCTGTCCGGAGGAGAGAAAACCGTTTCTTGGGGGACGTTTCTGGCGGCGCAGTTTGTCTTTCGCGAGCTTTGGGGAACTTCTTGTGATTGACTTCTCGCAATCAGAGCTCACGCGCCCAAGGCGAAGAACCGCTTTCCTGCGGGCGATTAAGTTTTTCGGTAAAGCAAAACGCTCATTTCGCCGGAAGGACGCTTTTTACTCCTCGTTCTCGCCCCCTCTCTCCCCTTTTCCCTTCCCAAGTCCCTGAAAAAACACGCATCGCGTTTCTTTgctttgttaaattattcgccttaatgaattattttgcCGCGGGACGTGTCGAAGTGAAATTCAAATTAGCTCTTTTGACAtcgcgttaaataaatgaGAGCTAGCGATAAGTCTCGAGAGAGAAGAATTTCAGAAGaaacgaggagaaaaaaaaaaagaaagagagggagtTTACGGTAActtcgtaaattttaatttaaacaaattgctCGCGCTAACGCTTTCGCTATAACGCCTCATTGTTAAGCAGTAATTACTCCCGGACAATGAGtatcgagtaaaaaaaaggagagtgCGCTTTCATAAAACCAgctgttaattaattcagtTTTGTACCATTTCTAGTTCTACGCTATCTTctgcgttttttttccttccgttttttttccctttcttttttttttattacatgtatGTAAAAGAAACCAAATTTCTTTTCGCTGACCGTGCGACTCTCGCACACGAATGGAAACTTTATCAGAGACGACTTCCGCACACTTCGCGTAATCCGTGCCAGCGCAATCGGAAGAGCTAAAACTTAATCGGCTCGCCAGCCGGATATCATCAAGCGCGCCCTTTCGAAGCGGGACCGACCAGCGGCGAGCAGGCCGGTCCAGACGCGAAATCGCGGCGGTGTCGTTAGCTCCTATTCAACCTTTAGATTTGATTCTTCCGCTCGAGCGCGCCCGCGTGACCGGGGACAAGGCCGCGCGCGGCTCCGAGTGGGAAGGGTGCCGCACAAATTTTCGCAGCTGCTTACGCGGAGATAGAGGAAGAGAGATTTAAATCGCGCTCATTTACGTGTTCTCATTTAATTAGTCTCTCGAGTTTAATCTCGCGGAGTGCCGTTGCAATTTGCCGGCTCGCAGCGTGCGCGCACCCTTGCGTTACGCGTTTATCGTTCTAGATCCGCGCGAGAAGCGACGACCGGGGAGGGAAAATAGCGAAAGACCACATTATCGCGGCACTCGTATTTTCCAAGATCGATGACTTCGGTGCGAAGGGTAGACGCGTCAATTTATTATCAGCTCGCCAATATGCCCGACAGAAGTTCTAATCTCGCAGGGgaccgagaaaaaaaaaagaaaaaaaaaagatattccgACGTATTTCATTATCGGAtgtattaatatgtaataaaaagaagagacaTTTTCTCGAGTTTAGAAAATTGAGCCCTGTCAATCACTGGcgttcgtaataaaataatttcgttcgGTCCGTCGTGAAGTCTAAAATTGCGAGGCGATAAAAAACACGACGTTGTTTGGCGAATTTATTACGCACGAGTGAACCGCGCGATTAAACCGGCCGGAGAACGAATCGTCGGGTGAAGCTCGAAGGTGCTAGCGACAGATGTTTATACACATTCTCGTCATATGTATAAAGTGAGAAAATATTGCGACGGAAAATAGGAGAAAGATCAAGCGGAGACAAATGGCCTTCGACGCGAGGGTGAAAAGAGTCGAGCTGAAAAATGAGAGCTAAGAGCGCGGGGAGTCGTCAGTGCGCCACTCACCTGTTATTCTTGCTTCCCGTGAAATCCTTGAAACTCGCCGTCTTGTCGGGTAGAATGTAAGGGTTTGTTACATCCGAGAGGAAGGCCTGCTTCGAGAAGCCAAGCTGCAGCCTGCCGTCCGTCCCGATCGTGACGTTGTTCAGATTCTGCAGACATCGTTCCACAGCTATGCTGTCTCCCATTTGTATCATTGCACAGCCTTCCTTCGTTTTCAAGAATTTTacctgcaaaaaaaaacaaaaaaaaaaaaattgagtgaCTTGACTTTCGTTATCCGAATGACGGTAGGCGTTTGCTTTAGCAAACTGGAAACGGAACGATCTTTGACAATCATTTacatttagattaattttgataCCAGATTCAAGCTTAAAAAAATGTCGCTTTctgtagaatttttattaatttctttacgacTTTATTATGCAATTTTCGTTTAAGTCATTTTCCGGTATTTAGCCGAAACCGCGTATTTAACAACCGGACCGCGTATGATCTACGTGGCGGTGCGCGAGGATTTGGCTgtcgttaaatataaatacgcgCGGCCCTTTCGCTAATCCTTGTTTGGATGTATAAATGTACACGGAAACCGGAGCCTGTTGGTTCCTCGTTAAACGCAGGTACGTGTCGTGTAAAGGATGTCAATGGTCCTACCGTGTTAACGCGAGGTACCCGTGGCGATAATTAAGTCATGCGACCCTTTTGTTCAGCCTCGCCAGCTCGTTCCATTTAACACTCTGCACATGGACGGTACGGGCACCGTGTAAAGGGTGGCGGGGAGGGCGCGACGGGTGACAGACTAGGGGGCTGAAGACTCGTCACCTACCTTCGTCACGTTGCCGTACAAGCAGAACAGGTTGAAGAGCTTGTCGGTATTGACTTTGTCCGGCTGCAGCCCGTACACCATCATGACCGAGCCCTGCGTGCTGGAGGGCGGCGTTTGGCCCAGGGTGGGCACGTAACCCGGCCGAGGTGGTGTAGGATGTAACGGCTCGCGGCCGCTGAAATCGCTCTTGATGCCGTAACGCTCGACGTACGGCTCCGCGTACGTCGCCGGCCCGTTGAAGTTCTCCTCGTAACGATCGTGACCGGCGCCCGGTGGGAAGGTGACCTGCGGCGTGGACCCTGGAACCGCAGATGCACATTGAACGACGAATGCGGACGTGGGCGAGataaatgacgcgcgcgaaacaCCACATCGTACATCGTCGACCGTGACGGACACGGGGTTGCGACTCGGTGAAATCAGCACGTCGCGAAAGAGAGTTCCGCGAGGTTCGGAAATACGCAACGTCTCACCCGCGAGAACACAGCTCGGTCTCTAATGACCGCGGCTGACTGATtgacttaaaattattacaaattattattttttttttttttttttttttttttaaattaaaaatacagtaATCTTATCTGTTtcattgtattaatattaattattgtattaattgtattaatattaatattcgaaaactaaattatacatttttaatgtacataatatgtataattatacttttacaaatgctgatttatacaataataaagaaata from Cardiocondyla obscurior isolate alpha-2009 linkage group LG12, Cobs3.1, whole genome shotgun sequence encodes the following:
- the Sm gene encoding heterogeneous nuclear ribonucleoprotein L isoform X2, with amino-acid sequence MAFNGDGPHSKRQRLEESGHRNHEYGGYGDEPRRKREDNNKPNHVLLFTIINPVYPITVEVLHTISAPSGQVQRIVIFKKNGVQAMVEFDTVESATRAKETLHGADIYSGCCTLKIDFAKPTKLNVYKNDAESWDYTTPALGSSTHKNDATGNGRPAPLLAEPRYGAAPQPYGSTPQVTFPPGAGHDRYEENFNGPATYAEPYVERYGIKSDFSGREPLHPTPPRPGYVPTLGQTPPSSTQGSVMMVYGLQPDKVNTDKLFNLFCLYGNVTKVKFLKTKEGCAMIQMGDSIAVERCLQNLNNVTIGTDGRLQLGFSKQAFLSDVTNPYILPDKTASFKDFTGSKNNRFLNPAMANKNRIQPPSKIVHFFNTPPDLTEETVNRVFIERGIEAPTTIKLFPLKSERSSSGLIEFSSVGIAVAAIMECNHTALENNNGKFPYIMKLCFSSSRTIPTSFPPSSGSASSNSAGNGHVKMQQDSE
- the Sm gene encoding heterogeneous nuclear ribonucleoprotein L isoform X1, with product MAFNGDGPHSKRQRLEESGHRNHEYGGYGDEPRRKREDNNKPNHVLLFTIINPVYPITVEVLHTISAPSGQVQRIVIFKKNGVQAMVEFDTVESATRAKETLHGADIYSGCCTLKIDFAKPTKLNVYKNDAESWDYTTPALGSSTHKNDATGNGRPAPLLAEPRYGAAPQPYGSTPQVTFPPGAGHDRYEENFNGPATYAEPYVERYGIKSDFSGREPLHPTPPRPGYVPTLGQTPPSSTQGSVMMVYGLQPDKVNTDKLFNLFCLYGNVTKVKFLKTKEGCAMIQMGDSIAVERCLQNLNNVTIGTDGRLQLGFSKQAFLSDVTNPYILPDKTASFKDFTGSKNNRFLNPAMANKNRIQPPSKIVHFFNTPPDLTEETVNRVFIERGIEAPTTIKLFPLKSERSSSGLIEFSSVGIAVAAIMECNHTALENNSKYRHAIVRDHKISDLSRVTSLGEMEAVRILRDYDTPRLVDVTLSLIRSDLDLDFTSLVQVYDFLRTAARSLVSIYASVP